The genomic stretch GCCCTCTCAGTGGCTTTTGGTTTCGTTGTAAGCGCCTCCTCGGTAGCAACGGTGTCGGCATCGGCAAGAACAAGGGTCCGCCTGGCTGCACCGCGAACCAGAACTACTCTGTCCCTGCCTATCTCCGCGACCTTTTCGCTTCCTATCATATCGCCCTTCTTAACCACATCCCTATCGATGACCGCAACCCTGTCCCTGCCCTGTTCGAGAATGGCTACAAGTCTCACTGCCGAGCCGTCTCCCCTGGCGCTTTTTCCCTTGATAACGGGGAGCAGGAATGGATCCGAAACCCATCCAACTCTCAGTTTGTCGAACTGCGGTTTGGCCGCCGGCATGGCAGCCTCGGGTTTCAAGGGCGCCTGCGCTGCTGGCTGGGGCTGACCGGGAGAAACCGGCGGCTGCCCCTGCTGCGGCTTAGCGGGTTGATTCTGGGCCGGGGCGGGTGGAGTCGGAGGTACAGGCCCCTTTGGTTTTTTCTTGCCCGTAAAGAAATGGACATATCCTGCAATGAGGAGCAACACAATGCACAGGATGAGGATGGGCTTACTTACTTTCAAGCGTTCTCTCCTTGAGCGCCTTGAACTCTATGACAAAACGGCCGGTGAGGACCGGGTACTCTTTCTCGTCATAAGCTATACGGGCCTGCTTGATACTACCATAAGCCGTCTGTTCCGACAGTTCTTCAAGAAACCTTCCCATGTCCATAAATTTCCCTTTGATGCCCATCTCGAAAACGGGGTGCACAACATTTCTATGCGAAGTCTCCATGGATCCGTATTGGCCGTTCAGGCGTTCCAGGCTCATCCCCCTTGATTTCACCGAATGGACAACGCCCGCCATGAACTCTCCCATCCTGCTGACCGCAGGCGCCCGCTTGAGAAACTCATCATAGGACTTTTTCAGCGTTTCCTGGGCTTGCATCTGCTGGCTCATGGTCAATATGCTTGTC from Syntrophorhabdaceae bacterium encodes the following:
- the pilO gene encoding type 4a pilus biogenesis protein PilO, producing the protein MSYKNLIWLLGPVVAIILLWVFAVYMPITAQAKKGQNSLDAVLQERKTLETSILTMSQQMQAQETLKKSYDEFLKRAPAVSRMGEFMAGVVHSVKSRGMSLERLNGQYGSMETSHRNVVHPVFEMGIKGKFMDMGRFLEELSEQTAYGSIKQARIAYDEKEYPVLTGRFVIEFKALKERTLESK